The Drosophila bipectinata strain 14024-0381.07 chromosome 3L, DbipHiC1v2, whole genome shotgun sequence region atccacaaaaaaaataaaaatggtaTGTGATCCTGGCGGCAAGGATACCGAATCCTAGTGATCTGTCTTCAATCAGGATATGAAGTCagtgataaaaaaaagtgaaccGTGAACAgaacccaaaaataaacactATCCTCAAGTGCTCCCCAACCCAAACTCAAGTGTTCTAAACGACTTCATCAATTCTGGCATCCCGTTTCGAGTGGCCCTCGGGACTTGTGAAGCAAAACACCCGTGTTTGGCCTCTGGCAGGCACATAATTATGCTCCAGACCGCTCCATAAATAGCCAATCCACTcactttttaaacaattttacactAACTACAAAACGGTGTTAGAAGGAAATGGAAAGAATATCGCCTAAAAATGGTCTAGAAAAGCTTGGGAAGATAATTTGTATTCTTTTTGGTTCTTAAAGTTTtttagttattatttttattacaaaaaatcatttaaagttttttgctatgttttgttttggcctAATAGTTTAAGAATTAATTAGAAAATGGGTTAAatcacatatttttttgagaatatttttaatattttaatatataattatgTAGTAAATTTGGATCTGCTTCTGTTTTCTTGTGTTAGTTcattttggaaatttttattttcattataattattattatttttaatagttgttttccaaaaaatctgatgaaacattttttaataaaaatcataatattCAACTCTAGAAATTCTTCGTTCTGTTGGCCTTGGCCCTTTTGGGAGTTGCTGCGGGCGCCCAGCTGCCCGACTCCGCCACCCAGGGACCCAATCCTCAAGATATTGCCACTCCTGAGCCAGAGTACATCGACATTGAGGATCCGGCCCCAGTTGCTGCCGCTCCTGCTCCCCGCCCTGTGATTGCCGCTCCTGCCCCCCGTCCTGTTGTTGCTCCTGTGGCCCGTCCCGTGATCGCCGCTGCTCCCGCTCCAGTGTACCGTCAGGTGGCCCGCCCCGTTGCCGTCGCCCAGTCTTTCGTGCAGCAGCCCATCCAGCAGCAGATCGTGCAGCGCGCCCAGTACCTGTCGCCCGTGGCTCAGCAGGTGGTCCAGCCCCAGCTGGTGGGCCACACCTACAGCAGCAAGAGCGGCTACCAGTACCGCCGGCCAGTCTATGTAAGACGCTTCTACCGTCTGCGCCGCTACTAAGACGGAGGCAGCTAGCTCTTaactc contains the following coding sequences:
- the LOC108132576 gene encoding cyclin-dependent kinase inhibitor 1C isoform X2, which encodes MKFFVLLALALLGVAAGAQLPDSATQGPNPQDIATPEPEYIDIEDPAPVAAAPAPRPVIAAPAPRPVVAPVARPVIAAAPAPVYRQVARPVAVAQSFVQQPIQQQIVQRAQYLSPVAQQVVQPQLVGHTYSSKSGYQYRRPVYH
- the LOC108132576 gene encoding cyclin-dependent kinase inhibitor 1C isoform X1; translation: MKFFVLLALALLGVAAGAQLPDSATQGPNPQDIATPEPEYIDIEDPAPVAAAPAPRPVIAAPAPRPVVAPVARPVIAAAPAPVYRQVARPVAVAQSFVQQPIQQQIVQRAQYLSPVAQQVVQPQLVGHTYSSKSGYQYRRPVYNERESTNMNKNITLSKA